The following coding sequences lie in one Bacteroidota bacterium genomic window:
- a CDS encoding DUF2202 domain-containing protein — protein sequence MKTKSILLLFTMIVMLASCNKKAESSDEGLNGVNLKSASYVQGIEPGESPATQGVINNCIDACISSLPNEPLSQAEIDAITFVREEEYLARDVYNVLYQRWHIPIFRNIAKSEDVHTYAIKALITKYNLPDPGADHQPGVFVNTQIQQLYDQLTELGLSSLNNAFIVGATIEDVDIADLMNHLANDLDNQDATYVFNQLNKGSRNHLRAFAAQMRFRNISYTPQYISQELYNQITNSNWETGNGFCLCQTNVSQSKADPLN from the coding sequence ATGAAAACAAAATCCATCCTGTTGCTTTTCACCATGATCGTGATGCTTGCCTCATGCAACAAAAAAGCCGAATCGTCCGACGAAGGCCTCAATGGCGTAAACCTCAAGTCGGCCAGCTACGTTCAGGGTATCGAACCTGGTGAATCGCCTGCCACCCAAGGCGTGATCAACAATTGCATCGACGCCTGCATCAGCTCCCTTCCCAACGAGCCGCTCAGCCAGGCCGAGATCGACGCCATCACCTTCGTACGCGAAGAAGAATACCTTGCCCGCGATGTGTACAATGTACTGTATCAGCGTTGGCACATCCCCATTTTCCGCAACATCGCCAAAAGCGAAGATGTCCATACTTATGCCATTAAGGCGCTGATTACCAAATATAACCTGCCCGATCCTGGTGCCGATCATCAACCCGGCGTATTTGTCAACACCCAGATTCAGCAGTTGTATGACCAGCTCACTGAACTTGGCCTAAGCAGCCTCAACAACGCCTTCATCGTTGGCGCTACCATCGAAGACGTGGACATTGCCGACCTGATGAACCACCTGGCCAACGACCTCGACAACCAGGACGCTACCTATGTCTTCAACCAGCTCAATAAAGGCTCGCGCAACCACCTGCGCGCTTTTGCCGCCCAGATGCGTTTCCGCAACATCAGCTACACCCCGCAATACATTAGCCAGGAGCTGTACAACCAGATCACCAACAGCAACTGGGAAACCGGCAACGGATTCTGCCTCTGCCAGACCAATGTCAGCCAGTCCAAGGCCGACCCCCTCAACTGA